The Apium graveolens cultivar Ventura chromosome 11, ASM990537v1, whole genome shotgun sequence genome has a window encoding:
- the LOC141698590 gene encoding TIP41-like protein produces MLNDQQRDTISDEGITANIQAEGYNLDEGICKLRWEDCEEQIDLTALVSKEPILFYDEVIFYEDELADSGVLLLTVKVRVMPSCWFLLLLF; encoded by the exons ATGTTAAATGATCAGCAGAGGGATACAATCTCTGATGAAGGCATTACTGCTAATATCCAAG CAGAGGGATACAATCTCGATGAAGGCATCTGCAAGCTTCGTTGGGAGGACTGTGAAGAACAAATTGATTTGACTGCACTTGTATCAAAAGAGCCCATTCTCTTCTATGATGAG GTGATTTTCTACGAAGATGAATTGGCTGATAGTGGAGTATTGCTTTTAACAGTAAAAGTG AGAGTGATGCCAAGCTGTTGGTTCCTTCTTTTACTTTTTTAG